From Halobacillus sp. Marseille-Q1614, the proteins below share one genomic window:
- a CDS encoding spore coat protein CotJB, which yields MLQIQQVDFALVELTLYLDTHPNDAQSIQQFNELASQSKKLKHQYELSFGPLLQFGGSYSSYPWNWNKAPWPWQM from the coding sequence ATGCTTCAGATTCAGCAGGTCGATTTCGCATTGGTGGAATTAACTCTATACTTAGATACCCACCCTAACGATGCCCAGTCGATTCAGCAGTTTAATGAACTGGCTTCCCAAAGCAAGAAATTAAAGCATCAGTATGAACTGTCTTTCGGACCGCTCCTTCAGTTTGGAGGCAGTTATTCTTCGTACCCGTGGAATTGGAACAAAGCTCCATGGCCATGGCAAATGTAA
- a CDS encoding spore coat associated protein CotJA, with translation MYTPIKWYKPFISTNDPCPPMRWKYYQTPPNLYLGFQPPGLPQFPVQEALFRGTLWPVLFDPYPSPAPKRGEEG, from the coding sequence ATGTACACACCCATTAAATGGTATAAGCCTTTTATAAGCACGAATGATCCGTGCCCTCCGATGCGGTGGAAATATTATCAGACCCCGCCTAATTTATATTTAGGATTCCAGCCGCCGGGACTTCCTCAATTCCCTGTTCAAGAGGCGCTTTTTAGGGGGACGTTATGGCCTGTTTTATTTGATCCATATCCATCTCCGGCTCCGAAAAGAGGTGAGGAAGGTTGA
- a CDS encoding MerR family transcriptional regulator, producing MPNHKAKYNIKAVSQMLDIQPGTLRAWERRYQMIRPIRNEAGHRLYTDEHIHTLRWLIDKVNKGFTISQAVALIENNEEPVSSQQHDKHNRLDVLGNELMEHLLCFDERGAQLKLDEAFSLFIPETVAINMIGPILLKVGDLWEKNQITSAHEHFASNFLRSRIGMMLVSIPLEGMQPKALLVCGPNERHELGLLIFALFLKRKGYEVIYLGQSVASGDVDVVLDEINPKYLFLSCTMKNNLPATLRLVEKLDKQFPSVQIGLGGYAYDQLTEIEEKRLSSYMVGKTREEWEDWLNKGNHGS from the coding sequence ATGCCTAATCATAAAGCAAAATATAACATCAAAGCCGTCTCGCAGATGCTGGATATCCAGCCGGGGACGCTGAGGGCATGGGAAAGACGCTATCAGATGATCCGTCCGATTCGTAATGAAGCAGGACACCGATTATATACAGATGAACATATTCATACCTTAAGATGGTTGATTGACAAAGTGAATAAAGGGTTTACAATTTCACAAGCAGTCGCCCTTATAGAAAATAACGAAGAACCTGTTTCTTCCCAGCAGCATGATAAGCACAACCGGCTGGATGTACTAGGAAATGAATTAATGGAGCATTTGCTCTGTTTTGATGAACGGGGAGCCCAGCTGAAATTGGATGAAGCCTTCAGCTTATTTATTCCTGAGACAGTAGCGATCAATATGATTGGCCCAATTCTTCTAAAAGTAGGAGACTTATGGGAAAAGAATCAAATTACGAGCGCGCACGAGCATTTTGCAAGTAATTTTCTCCGTTCGAGAATTGGGATGATGCTTGTATCCATTCCGCTTGAAGGTATGCAGCCTAAAGCCCTTTTAGTCTGCGGCCCAAATGAACGGCATGAACTTGGTCTGCTTATATTTGCCCTGTTCTTAAAAAGGAAAGGCTATGAAGTTATCTATTTAGGACAAAGTGTGGCGAGCGGAGATGTGGATGTCGTACTTGATGAAATAAATCCTAAGTACCTTTTTCTGTCCTGTACGATGAAGAATAATCTGCCTGCTACGCTCCGCTTAGTTGAAAAACTGGATAAGCAGTTCCCAAGTGTACAAATAGGGCTTGGCGGCTATGCCTATGATCAATTGACAGAAATAGAAGAAAAACGACTGTCTTCCTATATGGTCGGAAAAACACGCGAAGAGTGGGAAGACTGGTTGAACAAAGGAAATCATGGAAGTTAA
- a CDS encoding genetic competence negative regulator: protein MRVERMSNEKFKIFLTFDDLLDRGLTKEELWNDLPRVHRVFSDMMYDAGVELGVELSGMLLVQVYLLQAQGMLVVVTKSKEDIDEDDDYIEMKVTLDESKEMIFAFDDFEDIIQAGIHLYELGVIKGDVFYYNDHYYMLLDDVDIFHLDIEQVIALLSEFSSATAMTSHRLLEYGKPIMKDNAMETICKYFY from the coding sequence ATGCGAGTTGAAAGAATGTCTAATGAAAAATTTAAAATTTTTCTTACGTTTGATGATTTATTAGACAGAGGTTTAACTAAAGAGGAACTTTGGAATGACCTTCCGAGAGTTCATCGAGTTTTTAGTGATATGATGTATGACGCCGGGGTAGAACTTGGAGTGGAGTTAAGCGGTATGCTGCTTGTCCAAGTTTATCTATTACAGGCGCAGGGAATGCTGGTAGTTGTTACAAAATCTAAAGAAGATATAGATGAAGATGATGATTATATTGAGATGAAAGTAACCTTAGATGAAAGTAAAGAAATGATTTTCGCTTTTGACGATTTTGAAGATATTATTCAGGCTGGAATCCACCTCTATGAGTTAGGTGTCATTAAAGGTGACGTATTCTACTATAATGATCATTATTACATGCTGTTAGATGATGTAGATATCTTCCATTTAGATATTGAACAAGTAATCGCTCTATTATCGGAGTTCTCTTCGGCTACAGCGATGACTTCTCATCGTTTATTAGAATATGGGAAGCCGATTATGAAGGATAATGCAATGGAAACGATTTGTAAATACTTCTATTAA
- a CDS encoding D-alanine--D-alanine ligase gives MKIAVLYGGVSGEREVSLSTGKGVIQALENRGHEVVSIDFNPSHLNELLQLNVDLVFIALHGRYGEDGKIQGLLDMLEIPYVGSGVLASALAMDKAKSKQIFSKEGIHTADSQAYPIQQFTNIDEVIQRIKAEFTAPFVVKPNQEGSTLGLTIVKDSGQIDEAVKFAAASDSVILVEDFVKGREVTVPVIGKQGEEEALPVIEIIPKSEYYDYDSKYKPGGSEHIVPAKISDELTKQLQEDAVKAHQLLGCKTYSRVDFIIDGNNRPIILEVNTLPGMTPTSLFPDSAKVIGWSYDDLIDRFVSLSTQEKKQTM, from the coding sequence ATGAAAATTGCAGTATTGTATGGGGGAGTTTCAGGAGAACGCGAGGTATCCCTTTCAACTGGAAAAGGAGTTATACAGGCGTTAGAAAACAGAGGACATGAAGTGGTCAGCATCGACTTTAATCCTTCTCATTTAAATGAGCTTCTCCAATTAAACGTAGATTTAGTATTTATCGCTCTTCACGGCCGTTACGGCGAAGATGGAAAAATACAAGGCCTTCTCGATATGCTTGAGATTCCATATGTCGGATCTGGAGTTCTCGCTTCAGCACTGGCGATGGATAAAGCAAAATCCAAACAGATCTTTTCCAAAGAAGGCATTCATACAGCCGACAGCCAGGCTTATCCAATACAGCAGTTTACAAACATAGATGAAGTTATTCAAAGAATAAAAGCTGAGTTTACGGCTCCTTTTGTAGTGAAGCCAAACCAGGAGGGTTCCACACTTGGATTAACGATCGTAAAAGACAGCGGGCAAATCGATGAGGCGGTTAAATTTGCAGCTGCTTCAGATTCTGTAATCTTAGTCGAAGATTTTGTGAAAGGAAGAGAAGTCACGGTGCCTGTGATCGGAAAGCAGGGCGAGGAAGAAGCTCTTCCTGTTATAGAAATCATTCCTAAGAGTGAGTACTATGACTATGACTCTAAATATAAGCCAGGCGGCAGCGAACATATCGTTCCTGCAAAAATCTCTGATGAATTGACGAAGCAGCTCCAGGAGGATGCGGTAAAAGCCCATCAATTATTAGGCTGTAAAACATATTCACGGGTAGACTTTATAATAGATGGGAATAATAGACCTATCATATTAGAAGTAAACACCCTGCCAGGCATGACACCGACGAGTCTGTTTCCAGATTCAGCCAAGGTAATCGGCTGGAGCTATGATGACTTAATCGACCGTTTTGTTTCTCTTTCCACTCAGGAGAAAAAACAGACAATGTAA
- a CDS encoding Glu/Leu/Phe/Val dehydrogenase — MVADKADVNANQQSEQLDVLLSTQKVVKKALDKLGYPNEVYDLLKEPVRMMTVRIPVRMDDDSIKIFTGYRAQHNDAVGPTKGGVRFHPNVSEKEVKALSIWMSLKAGIVDLPYGGGKGGIVCDPRNMSFRELEGVSRGYVRAISQIVGPTKDIPAPDVFTNSQIMAWMMDEYSRIDEFNNPGFITGKPLVLGGSHGRESATAKGVTICIEEAAKKKGIQIEGARVVVQGFGNAGSFLAKFMHDKGATVVGISDAHGGLYDPNGLDIDYLLDRRDSFGTVTNLFKNTITNKELLELDCDILVPAAIENQITEENAANVKATIVVEAANGPTTMEATRILSERGILLVPDVLASAGGVTVSYFEWVQNNQGYYWTEEEVEEKLHKVIIKGFENVYRTAEMRRVDMRLAAYMVGVRKMAEASRFRGWI; from the coding sequence ATGGTAGCCGATAAAGCTGACGTCAATGCAAATCAACAAAGCGAACAATTAGATGTGCTTCTATCTACTCAGAAAGTAGTAAAGAAGGCGCTCGATAAATTAGGGTATCCAAATGAAGTTTATGACTTATTGAAAGAACCGGTTCGGATGATGACGGTGAGAATTCCAGTAAGGATGGACGATGATTCCATTAAGATATTCACAGGATATCGCGCACAGCATAACGATGCTGTGGGACCGACAAAAGGGGGCGTCCGTTTTCACCCCAATGTTTCGGAGAAAGAAGTAAAAGCCCTGTCGATCTGGATGAGTTTAAAAGCAGGGATTGTCGATCTTCCATATGGCGGTGGTAAAGGCGGAATTGTCTGCGACCCTCGCAATATGTCGTTTCGTGAATTAGAGGGCGTCAGCCGTGGATATGTACGTGCAATCAGTCAGATTGTAGGCCCGACTAAAGATATCCCGGCTCCGGACGTATTTACAAACTCTCAGATTATGGCATGGATGATGGATGAATACAGCCGGATCGATGAATTTAACAATCCGGGATTTATCACAGGTAAACCTCTTGTGCTTGGAGGCTCCCATGGAAGGGAATCCGCTACAGCCAAAGGTGTTACGATTTGTATTGAAGAAGCAGCGAAGAAAAAAGGAATACAGATAGAGGGTGCCAGAGTAGTCGTTCAAGGCTTCGGAAACGCAGGAAGCTTTTTGGCTAAATTTATGCACGATAAAGGGGCAACAGTCGTTGGTATTTCTGATGCTCACGGCGGCCTTTACGATCCAAACGGCTTAGATATCGATTATCTGCTCGATCGCCGAGATAGCTTTGGAACAGTGACGAATTTATTTAAAAATACGATAACCAACAAAGAGCTTCTTGAATTAGACTGCGATATTCTCGTGCCCGCAGCGATTGAAAACCAAATCACTGAGGAGAATGCTGCCAATGTTAAAGCGACTATCGTTGTAGAAGCAGCCAACGGACCAACGACGATGGAAGCGACGAGGATTTTATCCGAGAGAGGTATTTTACTCGTTCCAGATGTTCTTGCTTCAGCAGGAGGAGTAACGGTTTCATACTTCGAATGGGTGCAGAATAACCAGGGTTACTACTGGACGGAAGAAGAAGTAGAAGAAAAGCTTCATAAAGTCATTATTAAAGGATTTGAAAATGTTTATCGTACGGCCGAGATGCGTCGAGTAGATATGAGGCTTGCCGCTTATATGGTCGGGGTCCGGAAGATGGCAGAAGCTTCCAGGTTCCGCGGATGGATATAA